From the Acidicapsa ligni genome, one window contains:
- a CDS encoding MgtC/SapB family protein, translated as MRIIEPTGQSLDQIIELGIAFLLSAFVGLERELRHKSAGLRTYTIVGTTAALFLLVSKYGFTDVLIDGRVVLDPSRVAAQIVTGIGFIGAGLIFVRGDRVSGLTTAATVWLVTGIGMACGAGLPLLALAVTVAYFIVALIFPRLVRLLSGGRVPAEQNEHPQHD; from the coding sequence ATGCGGATCATCGAGCCAACGGGACAGAGTCTTGATCAAATCATTGAGCTGGGCATTGCATTTCTGCTCTCAGCATTTGTTGGACTGGAACGCGAGCTCCGTCACAAAAGCGCCGGGCTTCGCACCTATACGATCGTCGGTACCACAGCCGCCCTTTTCCTGTTGGTCTCAAAGTACGGATTCACAGACGTCCTGATCGATGGTCGTGTTGTTCTGGATCCGTCTCGTGTGGCGGCGCAGATCGTGACTGGCATTGGCTTCATCGGCGCAGGGCTGATCTTTGTCCGAGGCGACCGGGTTTCAGGCCTCACCACCGCTGCCACCGTCTGGCTCGTCACCGGGATCGGAATGGCTTGCGGCGCGGGGCTTCCTCTGCTGGCGCTCGCCGTCACGGTCGCCTATTTTATTGTGGCGCTAATTTTTCCGCGCCTTGTGCGACTTCTTTCCGGCGGTCGTGTTCCTGCAGAACAGAATGAGCATCCACAACACGACTAG
- a CDS encoding alkene reductase has product MPNLFESVQLGSLVLANRVFMAPLTRTRADADGVPSEFAATYYSQRASAGLIVTEATQISPMGKGYLNTPGIHSHEQVRAWKQIVESVHKSGGRIFLQLWHVGRISHSSLLPNNVQPVAPSAIRANAHTHIATGAAQVSEPVALTASGIKETLADYQRAAANAKEAGFDGVEIHAANGYLIDQFLRTGTNQRTDKYGGVAANRVRFLTEAVEQVLEAWDSKQIGVRISPTVDFNDMSDDNPRDTFSVAVARLNGYGLGYLHVVEQAQDSKGSSEEDLALSAYLRTLWKGLYVVNGGYDGPKGEKAIRSGHADAVAYGRAFLANPDLPRRLQLSAALNEPDPTTFYGGDAAGYTSYPALS; this is encoded by the coding sequence ATGCCGAATCTGTTCGAATCTGTTCAGCTTGGATCTTTGGTCCTGGCAAATCGCGTCTTCATGGCGCCCCTTACGCGCACACGCGCCGACGCAGATGGCGTGCCGAGCGAATTCGCGGCTACCTACTACTCCCAACGCGCTTCGGCTGGCCTCATCGTGACCGAGGCGACGCAGATCTCGCCCATGGGCAAGGGGTACCTCAATACTCCAGGGATTCATTCCCATGAGCAGGTGCGAGCGTGGAAGCAAATAGTGGAATCCGTTCATAAGAGTGGAGGCCGAATCTTTCTGCAGTTGTGGCATGTCGGCCGAATCTCTCATTCGTCCTTGCTGCCAAACAACGTGCAACCCGTTGCTCCGTCGGCAATCCGCGCCAATGCCCACACGCATATCGCCACGGGTGCAGCACAGGTTTCAGAGCCGGTTGCATTGACGGCTAGCGGGATCAAAGAAACCCTCGCCGATTATCAACGGGCAGCGGCCAACGCAAAGGAAGCCGGATTCGACGGGGTCGAGATTCACGCGGCGAATGGATACTTGATCGATCAATTTCTCCGAACAGGAACGAATCAGCGAACCGATAAATACGGAGGTGTTGCCGCGAATAGAGTCCGCTTTCTCACGGAAGCAGTTGAACAGGTTCTGGAAGCCTGGGACAGCAAGCAGATCGGCGTGCGCATCTCTCCGACGGTTGATTTTAACGATATGTCGGATGACAACCCACGCGATACCTTCTCCGTCGCAGTTGCAAGACTCAACGGCTATGGGCTCGGGTATCTTCATGTCGTTGAACAGGCGCAGGACAGCAAGGGAAGCAGCGAGGAGGATCTCGCGTTGTCTGCTTACCTGAGAACGCTTTGGAAAGGTCTCTACGTTGTGAATGGTGGATATGACGGGCCCAAGGGCGAGAAAGCGATACGGAGTGGGCATGCGGACGCAGTCGCATACGGCCGTGCGTTTCTAGCCAATCCGGATCTGCCAAGGCGGCTGCAACTCAGCGCCGCTCTGAATGAACCGGACCCAACGACTTTCTACGGAGGAGACGCTGCCGGCTACACGAGCTATCCCGCGCTCTCCTGA
- a CDS encoding alpha/beta fold hydrolase, with the protein MDIKSLKPTIVLVHGAVEDSSLWTHGVIQRLQREGYPFKVFSNPLRGLFVDAAYLRSLLDTIEGPVILVSHAYGGAVITQAGDDPKVKGLVYAGSPMPGVGESTNDCLERFPGGDFASSVDLIPYTLPDGTTGTNLLVKAEKYSYLLAADVPESVLALMIATQRPIALQALNDKLTSAAWASKPSWQIRPLLDPVIPQAEFEFEADRAHSTVIELKSSHAIPVTFPDVVVDVIEEAARAVAK; encoded by the coding sequence ATGGATATCAAATCACTAAAGCCTACTATCGTGCTCGTACACGGGGCCGTCGAAGACTCGTCGCTCTGGACTCATGGAGTGATCCAGCGGCTCCAGCGGGAAGGCTACCCGTTCAAGGTCTTCTCCAATCCCTTGCGGGGCTTGTTCGTCGACGCTGCCTACCTGCGTAGCTTGCTGGACACGATCGAGGGGCCCGTAATCCTCGTCTCTCATGCCTACGGCGGGGCCGTCATCACCCAGGCCGGGGATGACCCCAAGGTCAAGGGCCTGGTCTACGCGGGCTCCCCTATGCCCGGGGTCGGGGAATCTACAAACGATTGCCTCGAACGGTTTCCCGGCGGCGACTTCGCCTCGTCCGTCGATCTGATCCCATACACCTTGCCCGACGGTACCACCGGCACGAATCTCCTCGTCAAAGCCGAGAAGTACAGCTACCTCCTCGCCGCCGACGTGCCCGAGAGCGTGCTCGCGCTGATGATCGCCACCCAGCGCCCCATCGCCTTGCAAGCCCTCAACGATAAACTGACATCGGCTGCATGGGCGAGCAAGCCGAGCTGGCAAATCAGGCCCCTGCTCGATCCCGTCATTCCCCAGGCAGAATTCGAGTTCGAAGCCGATCGTGCCCACTCTACCGTCATTGAGCTGAAGTCTTCGCACGCCATCCCCGTCACTTTCCCGGACGTGGTAGTCGATGTGATCGAAGAGGCTGCCCGCGCAGTTGCGAAGTAA
- a CDS encoding putative quinol monooxygenase, with the protein MAKFALLVELKAKPGKEAEVEAFLEKEATLVRKEPGTLSWHAAKVEGETGVYRVFDTFNDEAAREAHVNGEAGQELVEKAEELFSVAPKVHRLQVVAQK; encoded by the coding sequence ATGGCTAAGTTCGCGTTGCTTGTTGAGTTGAAGGCTAAACCGGGGAAGGAAGCGGAAGTCGAGGCGTTTCTGGAGAAGGAGGCCACGCTGGTAAGAAAAGAGCCTGGAACGCTGTCGTGGCACGCGGCGAAAGTCGAGGGGGAGACTGGAGTCTATAGAGTCTTCGACACCTTCAATGATGAAGCTGCACGCGAAGCCCATGTAAACGGCGAGGCTGGGCAGGAGCTTGTGGAGAAGGCGGAGGAGCTATTTTCGGTGGCTCCTAAGGTTCATCGGCTGCAGGTGGTCGCCCAGAAATAG
- a CDS encoding carboxymuconolactone decarboxylase family protein yields MNQQITLFTPLGVETAPEKSRPILENIQKSFKFIPNLFGVFANSPVLLEGYVGLEKTFDKGSLSAVERQIILLSASVENSCGYCMAAHSTLLKAFMHVPAEVVSAVRANQPVSDLKLEALVALTKVIVRERGHVRAEVMDNFLAAGYRKDQVLEVLIGVALKTMSNYLDHISPTELDPAFQSEA; encoded by the coding sequence ATGAATCAGCAAATCACCCTCTTCACTCCGCTCGGCGTGGAAACCGCACCTGAGAAGTCTCGTCCAATCCTGGAAAATATCCAAAAGTCGTTCAAGTTCATTCCAAACCTCTTTGGAGTGTTCGCAAACTCTCCTGTTTTGCTCGAGGGCTATGTAGGGCTGGAAAAAACCTTTGATAAGGGCAGCCTGAGTGCCGTGGAGCGCCAGATCATCCTGCTCTCCGCCAGCGTTGAGAACAGTTGCGGCTACTGCATGGCAGCTCACAGCACGCTGCTGAAGGCTTTCATGCATGTACCGGCCGAGGTTGTTTCGGCAGTAAGGGCCAACCAACCTGTGTCCGATCTGAAGTTAGAGGCGCTTGTCGCCCTCACTAAGGTGATCGTCCGTGAACGCGGACATGTGCGCGCGGAGGTCATGGATAACTTTCTCGCCGCCGGGTACAGAAAGGACCAGGTACTTGAGGTTCTGATCGGAGTCGCTCTCAAGACGATGAGCAATTACCTGGATCACATTTCCCCTACGGAACTCGATCCGGCATTTCAGTCTGAGGCCTAG
- a CDS encoding TetR/AcrR family transcriptional regulator, with protein sequence MKAQKQSDPRERILEAADRLFYTEGVRATGTEKIMSVSEVAKATFYRHFPSKDDLVIAYLEYRDRSFFEYLDTPAPPEDIHEALARIERVVNRADIIGCPFLRIASEYPDFDHPFHRVAVEHENKFLAYLINLLEPFAIDTRAAAAALLSVVDGGLTTRMLYGTSKEVPILAPAEAVLKSFQSARTQRRK encoded by the coding sequence ATGAAAGCACAAAAACAATCCGATCCGCGGGAGAGAATCCTGGAGGCTGCCGACCGCCTCTTCTACACAGAGGGTGTACGTGCAACCGGTACCGAGAAGATCATGTCCGTCTCCGAGGTCGCAAAGGCGACCTTCTATCGGCATTTCCCGAGTAAAGATGACCTCGTGATCGCCTACCTTGAATATCGCGACCGATCCTTCTTTGAATATCTCGATACCCCTGCGCCCCCGGAAGATATCCATGAAGCCTTAGCCAGAATCGAACGGGTCGTAAATCGAGCCGACATCATCGGATGCCCGTTCCTTCGGATCGCATCTGAGTACCCGGATTTTGACCACCCCTTCCATCGCGTGGCGGTCGAACACGAAAACAAGTTTCTTGCCTATTTAATCAATCTGCTAGAGCCCTTCGCAATCGACACAAGGGCGGCGGCCGCGGCGTTACTTAGCGTCGTCGATGGAGGCCTCACCACGAGAATGCTCTATGGGACATCGAAAGAGGTTCCGATTCTCGCGCCCGCCGAGGCAGTACTCAAAAGCTTTCAGAGCGCGCGCACTCAACGCCGCAAATGA
- a CDS encoding PDDEXK nuclease domain-containing protein, with amino-acid sequence MTNTPASPQEYERLLKALKERIRSAQLDALRVVNQGLIALYMDIGRMIVEKQQGDTWGKSVVGNLARDLREEFPGANGFSAANLWRMKTFYEAYQGSEKLAQLVREIGWSHNITILEKCKVEEEREFYIRSCRKYGWTRDVLVHQIENHVFHRTLNSQTNFESVLPESVKIQAKLAVKDEYTFAFLDLENEHSEKELERALTGRVESFLREMGDMFTFVGSQYRVQVGEREFFIDLLLYHRRLRALVALELKIGEFEPEFIGKMQFYLSVLDETVRLPDEQPSIGIILCKSKNRLVVEYALKQSSAPIGVSAYSVTPDVPRDLQGQLPSPGQVASLLSGFDEDA; translated from the coding sequence GTGACGAATACCCCGGCTTCACCGCAGGAATACGAAAGGCTTCTGAAGGCTCTCAAAGAGCGAATCCGCTCGGCCCAGCTCGATGCGTTGCGCGTCGTCAATCAGGGGCTGATCGCTCTCTACATGGACATCGGGCGCATGATCGTGGAGAAGCAGCAGGGAGACACCTGGGGCAAATCGGTTGTGGGCAATCTTGCCCGGGATCTCCGCGAGGAGTTTCCCGGAGCGAATGGATTCTCTGCCGCAAACCTCTGGCGAATGAAAACGTTCTATGAGGCGTATCAGGGTAGTGAAAAACTCGCACAGCTCGTGCGAGAAATAGGCTGGTCGCACAACATCACAATCCTCGAGAAATGCAAGGTCGAAGAGGAACGGGAATTCTACATTCGCAGTTGCAGAAAATACGGATGGACTCGCGACGTACTCGTCCATCAGATTGAGAACCATGTCTTTCATCGGACCCTGAACAGTCAGACGAACTTCGAGTCTGTGCTTCCCGAAAGCGTCAAGATCCAGGCAAAACTCGCCGTCAAGGATGAGTACACCTTTGCATTCCTTGATCTGGAGAATGAGCACAGCGAGAAGGAACTGGAGCGTGCTCTCACAGGCCGCGTAGAGTCCTTCCTGCGAGAGATGGGGGACATGTTCACCTTCGTCGGCAGCCAATATAGAGTTCAGGTCGGCGAGCGTGAATTCTTTATCGACCTGCTGCTTTATCACCGCCGGCTGCGCGCTCTGGTCGCCCTGGAACTGAAGATTGGGGAGTTCGAGCCTGAATTCATCGGGAAGATGCAGTTCTATCTCTCTGTGCTGGACGAAACCGTCCGGCTGCCGGATGAGCAACCCTCGATCGGCATCATCCTTTGTAAATCCAAAAATCGACTGGTCGTGGAGTACGCCTTGAAACAGTCCTCCGCTCCGATCGGCGTTTCGGCTTACTCCGTCACTCCGGACGTACCTAGAGATCTTCAAGGACAGCTCCCAAGCCCAGGCCAGGTGGCGTCACTGTTATCTGGCTTCGACGAAGATGCGTAG
- a CDS encoding AAA family ATPase gives MKPSKLYEALHALIGERVPLHIWGPCGVGKSQIVGQVAADLSYSFLDVRAVQLDPVDLRGLPRIASDQTEWVPPKFLPTTGKGILFLDELTSAPQMTQAGCYQLVLDRKLGEYELPDGWVVIAAGNPASERGVHFAMPRPLRNRFVHLELEADLDDWCRWAVKSGIRPEIIAFLRFKSELLHAADITADANAWPTPRSWEMASSVLSGIARRRQSALLSGTNEFETQLLDGTVGTAAASELTAFLRLFRQLPSIDEVLLTPDTATVPTETSAQIAISTALGRVISDASIGRALRYLDRLPTEMRVMAICDAAARDKAITHTPDFVRFGVQHREVLQ, from the coding sequence ATGAAACCATCCAAGCTCTATGAGGCGCTTCATGCGCTCATTGGCGAGCGTGTGCCCCTGCATATATGGGGACCATGCGGCGTCGGCAAATCTCAGATCGTTGGGCAAGTGGCTGCCGACCTTAGCTACAGCTTCCTCGACGTACGGGCTGTGCAGCTTGACCCGGTCGATCTCCGAGGGTTACCTCGCATCGCGTCGGACCAGACCGAATGGGTGCCCCCGAAGTTTCTTCCGACTACTGGAAAGGGCATCCTGTTTCTCGATGAACTGACCTCCGCGCCGCAGATGACGCAGGCTGGCTGTTATCAACTTGTGCTCGATCGCAAGCTTGGGGAGTACGAACTGCCCGATGGATGGGTTGTGATTGCTGCCGGCAATCCCGCTTCCGAGCGCGGCGTCCACTTCGCGATGCCGCGGCCGCTGCGCAACCGGTTCGTGCATCTTGAACTCGAGGCAGACCTCGATGATTGGTGCCGATGGGCCGTCAAATCCGGGATCAGGCCGGAGATCATTGCCTTCCTGCGTTTCAAGTCAGAGCTGTTGCATGCGGCCGACATCACGGCAGATGCCAACGCATGGCCCACTCCGCGTTCCTGGGAGATGGCATCGAGCGTTCTGTCAGGCATAGCTCGCCGCAGGCAAAGCGCCTTGCTCTCCGGCACGAACGAATTCGAGACGCAGCTTCTGGACGGCACCGTAGGGACGGCGGCCGCCTCCGAGCTAACAGCGTTCCTTCGTCTCTTCCGGCAGCTTCCGTCGATCGACGAGGTCCTGCTTACCCCGGACACGGCGACGGTGCCAACCGAGACTTCGGCACAGATTGCCATCTCAACCGCACTCGGCCGCGTTATCTCAGACGCCTCCATCGGGAGAGCGCTTCGGTATCTCGACCGCCTGCCGACCGAGATGCGCGTGATGGCGATTTGTGACGCCGCCGCGCGAGACAAAGCCATCACGCATACCCCAGATTTTGTTCGCTTTGGTGTGCAACACAGGGAGGTCCTTCAATGA
- a CDS encoding vWA domain-containing protein: MRDDIPVLKRIEKARTTLLLDHPFFGSLLFRLKGRETRSVKTMATDGISLYYNPDFVDTLNTSTLAGTLAHEVMHPALRHHTRRAGRDPRRWNEACDYAINPLLLDAGLNLPEGILVDDRFRGMSAEEIYNRLTSESEKASGADEEAQSGDGGQSCEPDDNGKADGPIAPTSDGGVGQVLDAPVGGEDVPDVEEQEREWTIAVHQAATVATRAGKLPAGADRTLEGAAEASVNWRELLSRLWSETTPADYNWARPNRRHIWAGLYLPGVQREGVGEIAIAVDCSGSVNSRQLRLFEAEVRSILEGQRPQRVHVLYFDAVVHKVETYQAGEQVSLRPFGGGGTEFGPCFEWLETKGIQPQTLVFLTDLYGSFPPFAPDYPVLWASTGSRQAPFGQVVPMQAA, encoded by the coding sequence ATGAGAGATGACATACCCGTCCTCAAACGCATCGAGAAGGCCCGTACTACCCTCCTTCTCGACCATCCATTCTTCGGCTCGCTTCTTTTCAGGCTCAAAGGACGTGAGACCCGCTCGGTGAAGACGATGGCCACTGATGGCATCTCGCTCTACTACAACCCTGACTTCGTCGATACGCTCAACACTTCGACGCTGGCAGGCACACTCGCGCACGAGGTCATGCATCCGGCGTTGCGCCATCACACTCGCCGCGCCGGGCGCGATCCAAGGAGATGGAATGAGGCCTGCGACTATGCCATCAATCCGCTCTTGCTCGATGCGGGACTCAATCTTCCCGAGGGAATTCTCGTCGACGATCGCTTCCGCGGAATGAGCGCGGAGGAGATTTACAACCGGCTGACATCGGAGAGCGAAAAGGCATCCGGTGCGGATGAAGAGGCTCAATCAGGCGATGGAGGTCAAAGCTGCGAGCCCGACGACAACGGGAAGGCAGACGGGCCGATTGCCCCCACCAGTGACGGCGGAGTCGGCCAGGTCCTGGATGCTCCTGTCGGGGGCGAGGACGTGCCCGATGTCGAAGAACAAGAGCGCGAATGGACCATCGCCGTTCATCAGGCAGCTACGGTAGCAACTCGCGCCGGAAAGCTTCCCGCCGGTGCTGACCGTACGCTCGAAGGAGCGGCGGAAGCATCGGTCAACTGGCGCGAATTGCTCAGCCGCCTCTGGTCGGAGACAACACCTGCGGACTACAACTGGGCTCGTCCGAATCGCCGCCACATCTGGGCAGGGCTTTATCTGCCGGGCGTGCAGCGGGAGGGTGTCGGAGAGATCGCCATTGCAGTCGATTGCTCTGGCTCCGTGAACTCGCGACAGTTGCGGCTCTTCGAGGCCGAGGTTCGTTCGATCCTCGAAGGACAGCGGCCACAACGAGTCCACGTCCTCTACTTCGATGCGGTCGTTCACAAGGTCGAGACGTACCAAGCCGGCGAACAGGTGTCGCTCAGGCCTTTCGGTGGCGGTGGAACGGAGTTCGGGCCGTGCTTCGAATGGTTGGAGACGAAGGGGATCCAACCACAGACGTTGGTCTTCCTGACCGACTTGTACGGGAGCTTTCCTCCTTTCGCACCCGACTACCCTGTCCTCTGGGCATCAACGGGCAGTCGACAGGCACCCTTCGGTCAGGTCGTTCCGATGCAGGCTGCCTAA
- a CDS encoding helix-turn-helix domain-containing protein, translated as MRSAGVGYREAVRQFEAAYVSEVITINRGHLGRVAAQLGMHRNTVTRMLRDLDLKKRF; from the coding sequence ATGAGGAGTGCTGGTGTGGGCTACCGTGAGGCCGTTCGCCAATTCGAAGCTGCATACGTGAGCGAGGTTATAACGATAAATCGTGGACATCTTGGCAGGGTTGCAGCGCAATTAGGAATGCACCGTAATACCGTTACGCGTATGCTTCGTGACTTAGACCTCAAGAAGCGGTTCTAA
- a CDS encoding HD domain-containing protein, with amino-acid sequence MIASTSGRPFVVRDPVHGYLTVAPHERLVVDAPITQRLRRIGQTGLAELVFPEAKTSRFVHSLGAMHLASRFVVAALENATQKDVQDFFADVRKEIDWATLRPEDLDELLQHSGALDALSAIRFSSFTDPASSQGKENRRLLALIEGALRLAALFHDLGHLPFSHDLEFALQDFASFRESTGKPLPSSTRAIANSKAPHEEIGHALADIVFRLLPESKQAVRHVYSLAGRILDTPEPDYGVFKHQPASALQWLHSLVDGEIDVDRADYLLRDGQALGLDFAQYDLDRLVSNLVLIRTPELGYSTAINEPGLAALESYCLTRSRSHQVFVRHHKVSQVGTALRYASSQLMDVAAAEPLLEFLANLKTVDSDEERSAALGQYAVLDDGWCFQALRTLQKDTKEPLLSACLGVALDRAPRLRSIWKRKGDLTPEQFSTLKAHIQDLTSADGKVRLQGARRRLTKKGVLFALHRFRPYVEDRSSGESVMLIRAKDGQTRPASQMSPLIRHLRELWTEDIHLYAFAEQNNPITIDEVLALLGTEEDSSA; translated from the coding sequence ATGATCGCCTCGACTTCCGGAAGACCCTTTGTGGTGCGTGATCCAGTGCACGGCTATTTAACCGTGGCTCCCCATGAGCGATTAGTGGTCGACGCGCCGATCACACAGAGGTTGCGGCGTATCGGCCAGACGGGACTGGCCGAGCTGGTATTTCCGGAAGCAAAGACATCCAGGTTCGTCCATAGTCTGGGTGCCATGCATCTCGCCTCTCGGTTCGTGGTCGCCGCTCTCGAGAATGCGACCCAAAAGGATGTCCAGGACTTTTTCGCGGATGTGCGGAAAGAGATCGACTGGGCGACTCTTCGCCCGGAAGACTTGGATGAGTTGCTTCAGCATTCGGGGGCGCTCGATGCTCTGTCTGCTATTCGCTTTTCGAGCTTCACGGACCCAGCGTCTTCGCAAGGGAAAGAGAACCGTCGATTGCTGGCCCTGATCGAAGGTGCCCTGAGACTGGCTGCACTGTTTCATGATCTCGGCCACCTGCCTTTCAGCCACGATTTGGAGTTCGCACTGCAGGACTTCGCCTCCTTCAGGGAATCTACGGGTAAACCGTTGCCATCCTCGACTCGCGCCATTGCGAACTCAAAGGCTCCTCATGAGGAGATTGGACATGCTCTCGCAGACATCGTCTTTCGGCTCTTACCCGAATCGAAACAAGCCGTACGGCATGTATATTCATTAGCCGGACGAATCCTCGACACTCCTGAGCCGGACTACGGCGTTTTCAAGCACCAACCGGCCTCAGCTCTTCAATGGCTCCATTCGTTGGTGGACGGGGAGATCGACGTCGACCGGGCTGACTACCTCTTGCGCGATGGACAGGCATTGGGGCTCGACTTTGCGCAATATGATCTGGATCGTCTGGTCTCAAACCTCGTGCTGATCAGAACGCCCGAATTGGGGTATTCCACGGCGATTAATGAGCCGGGCTTAGCAGCCCTCGAGAGCTATTGCCTGACCCGCTCGCGGAGCCATCAGGTCTTTGTAAGACATCACAAGGTCAGCCAGGTGGGGACGGCACTTCGATACGCTTCGTCTCAGTTGATGGATGTAGCTGCTGCAGAACCTTTGTTGGAGTTCCTTGCGAACCTAAAAACCGTCGACTCCGACGAGGAACGGTCGGCCGCCCTCGGGCAATATGCTGTCCTCGACGACGGCTGGTGTTTCCAGGCTCTGCGGACGCTCCAGAAAGATACCAAGGAACCTCTGCTTTCCGCCTGTCTCGGAGTAGCTCTTGATCGAGCGCCACGGCTCAGAAGCATCTGGAAGAGAAAGGGCGACCTCACCCCGGAGCAATTCTCGACGCTCAAGGCACATATCCAGGATTTGACATCCGCAGATGGTAAGGTTCGACTCCAGGGCGCGAGACGACGGTTGACCAAGAAGGGTGTCCTCTTTGCGCTCCATCGCTTCCGTCCCTACGTGGAAGATCGTTCCTCCGGGGAGAGCGTAATGCTCATTCGAGCGAAAGATGGTCAAACTCGCCCCGCATCCCAAATGAGTCCGCTCATTCGGCATCTTCGTGAGCTGTGGACGGAAGATATTCATCTATATGCCTTTGCGGAGCAAAACAACCCGATTACTATCGACGAGGTCCTTGCTCTTCTCGGTACCGAAGAGGACTCTAGCGCGTAA
- a CDS encoding ribonuclease H family protein, which translates to MDNLVRIFTDGSAIGNPGPGGWAAVLICGRKRWEMSGGIVWTTSSEMELVAAIQPLRSLACGTRIELRSDSQSLVRGMRFLVQRWQTQDWINRRGIPIQYRHHWEELSILNSRLHIQWRWLKGHNHHPIQCRADELAYRAAREHWNLQRKAA; encoded by the coding sequence ATGGACAATTTGGTCCGCATCTTTACCGATGGCTCTGCCATCGGTAACCCAGGGCCCGGCGGCTGGGCAGCGGTATTGATTTGTGGCAGGAAACGATGGGAGATGTCGGGCGGTATCGTTTGGACAACCAGCTCCGAGATGGAGCTCGTAGCGGCGATTCAGCCTTTGCGTTCTCTTGCCTGCGGAACTCGTATCGAGCTTCGCTCTGATTCTCAATCCTTGGTTCGCGGTATGCGCTTCCTTGTTCAGCGATGGCAGACCCAGGATTGGATCAATCGGCGAGGCATCCCTATCCAGTACAGACACCACTGGGAAGAGCTCTCGATTCTGAACTCCAGACTTCACATTCAGTGGCGCTGGTTGAAGGGGCACAATCATCACCCCATTCAATGCAGAGCGGATGAACTCGCCTACCGCGCCGCCAGAGAACATTGGAACCTTCAGAGGAAAGCTGCTTAG
- a CDS encoding siphovirus Gp157 family protein has protein sequence MTSVVESNSLFQIDGELDDLLEEMQLQAEGGCEVPPELIARFHCFCNAHGEKVDRIGRFVRMMESREQHCRNEAARLGDRARATANKVERTKSMVLYYLVSRDLKKVEGQEFTLRIQKNSQDSVKVTDEEAIPTAYRRIEARMDGTLWQTVLSLLPDELSKSLEMCVHEARPDSEAIKSAVSRQEEVPGALVQRGSHLRVA, from the coding sequence ATGACGTCTGTAGTTGAATCCAACTCGCTGTTCCAGATCGATGGTGAGCTGGATGACCTGTTGGAAGAGATGCAGTTACAAGCCGAGGGTGGTTGTGAGGTGCCACCGGAACTGATCGCCCGGTTCCACTGCTTTTGCAACGCCCACGGGGAGAAAGTCGACAGAATTGGACGTTTCGTGCGGATGATGGAATCGCGCGAACAGCATTGCCGGAACGAAGCTGCGCGCCTTGGCGACAGAGCGCGTGCGACCGCGAACAAGGTCGAGCGAACCAAATCTATGGTTCTTTACTACCTAGTCAGCCGCGATCTGAAAAAGGTCGAGGGCCAGGAGTTTACGCTCCGTATCCAGAAGAACAGCCAGGACTCCGTGAAGGTCACCGACGAGGAAGCCATCCCCACAGCGTATCGAAGGATCGAAGCGAGGATGGACGGCACCCTTTGGCAAACCGTCCTTTCGCTGCTGCCCGACGAACTGAGTAAGTCCCTTGAAATGTGTGTTCACGAAGCTAGGCCCGATTCAGAGGCAATCAAGTCCGCAGTCTCGAGACAGGAAGAGGTTCCGGGAGCCCTTGTCCAACGCGGTTCCCATCTCAGGGTCGCCTGA
- a CDS encoding helix-turn-helix domain-containing protein, with translation MQADVCIQVGDRIRQLRKKKGWRQIDLAQHSGVHEVHISDLERGVREVGLRNLAALARAFGLTLSQFLEGIDVA, from the coding sequence ATGCAGGCGGACGTATGCATACAAGTCGGAGACAGAATCCGTCAACTTCGGAAGAAGAAGGGCTGGAGGCAAATTGACCTCGCCCAACACTCCGGAGTCCACGAGGTTCACATCTCCGATCTCGAACGAGGGGTTCGGGAGGTCGGACTTCGAAATCTGGCCGCGCTGGCCCGGGCCTTTGGATTGACCTTGAGCCAGTTTCTGGAGGGAATTGATGTCGCCTAA